Below is a genomic region from Sphingopyxis terrae subsp. terrae NBRC 15098.
CGCCCCACGCGCTGATCGCGCGCTGGGCCCGGTCGGGTGAACTGACCGTCGACGGGCGCAAGGCCGATGTCTCGGACCGGATCGAGGCGGGGCAGACAATCGCGATGCCGGTACCGCCCACGGCGCCAACCGGCCCCCGGCCGCGCAAGGAAAAGGCGCTGTCGCCCGCCGATATCGCGCTCGCCGAAGCGATGGTCATCCACCGCGACAAGAGCGCGCTGGTGCTCGACAAGCCGCCGGGCCTCGCGACGCAAGGCGGAACCAAGACCGACAGCCATGTCGACGGCCTGCTCGGCGCCCTGCAGGGCGATGCCGCCGTGCGTCCCAAGCTGGTCCACCGGCTCGACAAGGATACGTCGGGCGCGCTGCTCGTCGCGCGCACTCCGCGCGCCGCCGCATGGTTCGCCAAGGCCTTTTCGAACCGCAGCGCTCGCAAGACCTATTGGGCGATCGTTGTCGGCGTCCCCGACATCGCGCAGGGCGAGATCGACCTGCCGCTCGCCAAGCAACCCGGATCGGGCGGCGAGAAGATGCACGTCGACGAGAAAGGCCTGCCGTCGAAATCGCGCTATCGCGTCATCGAACGCGCGGGGAACAGTGCGGCGTGGGTCGAACTGCAGCCGCTGACCGGCCGCACGCATCAATTGCGCGTCCATATGGCGGCGATCGGCCATCCGATCGTCGGCGACGGCAAATATGGCGGCAAGGGCGCGTTCCTGACCGGAACCATCAGCCGCAAACTGCACCTGCACAGCCGCCGGCTGCGCATCGACCATCCCGACGGCGGCGCGATCGACATCAGCGCGCCGCTGCCGCCGCATTTCGCCGAAAGTCTGGAGGCGCTGGGCTTCGACCCGCTGCTCGGCGACCTGCTGACCGAAGAGGCGCCGCGCGTATCGACCAAGACGGTGCAGAAGGCGAAGGCCAAGGCGCATGCGAAGCAGGTGCGCAAGGCACGACGCGGTGAACGGCGCGGCCGTGCCGAGGCGAAGGTCCAATCGAAACAGGGGACGGCGAAAGCAGCGAAGTCGAAACCGGGGACGGCGAAATCCGGCGCACCGAAGCCGGGCGGCAAACCGTCCGCAAAGCGCGGCCCGGCGAAGCCCGGCGCCGCCAAGACGGGCGCCCGTGGTCCGGCGCCGCGGAAGCCGCGCTGATGCACCCCAATCCGGCGTTCCGGCCCCGGCAGGACGATCTCGCCGCGCTGCTGGTGCGCGAGATCGGCTTTGCCGCCATTTTCGCGGCGACGCCCGACGGTCCGCGCGTCGCCCACGCGCCCGTCGTGCTCAGCGCCGACGCGACGACGCTGCAATTCCACCTCGCGCGCGGTAACGGGCTGACGAAGCATCTTGCCGGCGCGCCGGCGCTCGCGGTGGTGCAGGGCCCCGATGCCTATGTCAGCGCCAACTGGTACACCGACGCCGCAACCGCGGTGCC
It encodes:
- a CDS encoding RluA family pseudouridine synthase codes for the protein MSGDSAIVAEEDDGIRLDRWFKRHRPGTPHALIARWARSGELTVDGRKADVSDRIEAGQTIAMPVPPTAPTGPRPRKEKALSPADIALAEAMVIHRDKSALVLDKPPGLATQGGTKTDSHVDGLLGALQGDAAVRPKLVHRLDKDTSGALLVARTPRAAAWFAKAFSNRSARKTYWAIVVGVPDIAQGEIDLPLAKQPGSGGEKMHVDEKGLPSKSRYRVIERAGNSAAWVELQPLTGRTHQLRVHMAAIGHPIVGDGKYGGKGAFLTGTISRKLHLHSRRLRIDHPDGGAIDISAPLPPHFAESLEALGFDPLLGDLLTEEAPRVSTKTVQKAKAKAHAKQVRKARRGERRGRAEAKVQSKQGTAKAAKSKPGTAKSGAPKPGGKPSAKRGPAKPGAAKTGARGPAPRKPR